Part of the Candidatus Marinimicrobia bacterium CG08_land_8_20_14_0_20_45_22 genome, ACAGACAGATGTGAAGAAATCCGCCGTCGCGAGTGATGTCGCCCTCAACGGTTCTCAAAAACTATTCAAGTATTTTTCGACCAGTGAAAACTTGAGTTTTACAGAAGGTTGGCTTTTCGATTATGAACAACCGGCGCTGGATTCGACGGGCGGCTATACGATCGTTAAAAATGTGATACAGAGTGAGAAAGTCAAAGGCTTCAAAGCAAGACATACCGGTTCGTTCTCACTCAACGGACAAACCAAACTTTACGGCATGTTCCCGATCCGCGTCGGCAGTTTGGAAGCCGTCCGGCATGTGATGACGCCGTCCGTCGGCTTTTCATATCGACCGGACTTTACGCAAGAGATTTTCGGCTGGAATCCGAATTATATACAAACATGGACAGATTCAACCGGTAAAGTCTGGACGTTCGATCCTTTTAGAAATTCATTGCTCGGCGGAATATCCTCCGGCGAACAAAGATCGGCGACGTTTAGCCTGAGCAACGTTTTTCAGGCAAAGACCCGTAAGGAAGGAAAAGAAAACAAGATTGATCTATTTTCATTCAGTTCATCGACGAATTACAATTTTGCCGCCGACAGTTTGCGATGGGCGCCGATCTCAACGTCATTCCGGACGCAGTTAAGCAAAGCACTGATCATCAATTTCAGTGCGATGCACGATTTTTATGCCTATCAAAATAGCCGTCGTGTCAATAATTGGAATAAAGTCGTACACGGCGTTCCGATTCCAAGACTTACATCTGTCAGTGCTACGACCGGTTTTTCACTTTCAGGGAGACGGTTTGGGAAAATTGGCGCGCCGTCCGATCAAGAAACTGCTGACACGCTGGCGTCCGATATTCTTTCTCCGGATCTCGGCAATAAAGACATGGGCGAAGAATCCGGCGGAAATGCAAATGACGGAGGCGAACTCTGGTCGGCGAGTTTGAGTTTTCGGTATTCGCTTTCCAGAATGAATCCGGTCAACAAAACCGAATCGTTCTGGACGACGCTAAAGGTAAAATTAAATTTGACGCGGAAATGGAGCATAGAATATACGGCAAGTATCGACGCGTTAAATAAAAATATCGTCGGTCAGAATATCAGCGTTCAGCGCGACCTTCATTGCTGGCAGATGTCCTTCAGCTGGGTGCCGACCGGCTACGGCAAACAATTTACTCTGCTCATCAACGTCAAATCGCCGACTCTGCGCGATCTGAAATACGAAGAACGTGGCGGAAGACAGAGCCGGTACGGGATCTGAGTTAGATTAGGCCTGTCCGCCACCGGCGGATTGATTGGGTTGGTTGGGTTCGACCGCACAACGCGAAACCCGAAACCCGAAACCTGAAACCCGGATGCCTCAATGCCTTAATGCCTCAATGATTCGATGCCTTCTTTCCGCTCCGTCGCGATACACTTTTTCATATAGAAATACAGAGGAATCGCCGCAATTTCCACTGCCACGCAAAAAATAATCACCCAGGCTATTGAAACCTCGTAGAGAATTCCCATTGCGGAACTGCCGATCAACATCGCTAATCCGTAAGCCGTGTTGAATATTCCATAACCGGTGCCGCGTTTTTTCAAAGGCGTCAAGTCCGCGATTGCCGCTTTCATGATCGTCTCGTGCGTTCCCATGACAATTCCCCAAAACGCCACGCCGATCATTATAAAGGAATAATTACTCGAAAACGCGAAAATCGGCATCAGCAGAGTAAATACCGGGATCGTCATCAGCGAAACCAGTCCGATCTTATCATAGATTCTGCCGATGATGATCGCAACGGCGGCATCGACGCCCATCGCGATGGCGTAAAACATCGGAATCTGTGCGTCGGTCAGGACTTTTGTAATCTTGAAATGGTAACCAATGATAGCGAAGTTGGCGAAGCCGAGCGTCGCAACAAATGAGAAAGCCGCGTAAGCCCAGAAGACTTTGGAAAGTTTGTCAGATTCCGGCACATTCGATTTCGGCTGTTCCAATGTATCCGGATTCGGCACGCGCAGATAAGCAACCAGCACGCTCAGCAACACGAAAATGAACGGAATCCAGAGCAAGGCGTAACCGGTCTGGTAATCGACGAGACTCTTTTCCTTGTTGCCGAGTAGCAGGAACAGCCCGGTGAAGAACAGCGGTCCGGCGATGGCGCCGATCTGATCCATCGCCTCATGCAGTCCGAACCCAAAACCGGTGCCGATCTGTTTGGTCGCATGAGATAAAATGGTGTCTTTGGCCGGACTTCTCAGCGCTTTGCCAAGCCGTTCCATGACGATGAAAATTGCCGCAACCTGCCATACGCCCGCCAGCGAAAGCAATGGAACCGACGCCAGCGTCGCGTATCCCAGAATCGTAAACAGCCAGTAGGCGCGGGTCTTG contains:
- a CDS encoding MFS transporter, with translation MDLERKKAFQLIILFGIVSLFGDIVYEGARSVNGPYLKILGANAAIVGIIAGVAEFLGYAIRLASGYFSDKTRAYWLFTILGYATLASVPLLSLAGVWQVAAIFIVMERLGKALRSPAKDTILSHATKQIGTGFGFGLHEAMDQIGAIAGPLFFTGLFLLLGNKEKSLVDYQTGYALLWIPFIFVLLSVLVAYLRVPNPDTLEQPKSNVPESDKLSKVFWAYAAFSFVATLGFANFAIIGYHFKITKVLTDAQIPMFYAIAMGVDAAVAIIIGRIYDKIGLVSLMTIPVFTLLMPIFAFSSNYSFIMIGVAFWGIVMGTHETIMKAAIADLTPLKKRGTGYGIFNTAYGLAMLIGSSAMGILYEVSIAWVIIFCVAVEIAAIPLYFYMKKCIATERKEGIESLRH